The Oryzias latipes chromosome 16, ASM223467v1 genomic sequence atttttgtttgatttctcTCACAGTGGAAGCATTTCTCTGATGAAGACTATAGACCAAACTCATCTATTTCAGTGACAACTTACAGAATCAGTGACTGCCAAAgacttttttgctccattgtATGGAAGTTAGGGATAGTGATGAAAAACTGTGGTTTGGAAAAAATACACTTGAAAAAGTAATACATTCAAAAAGTGTctcatgacatttttttgactATGATCTGGAAAACAAAGCTATTACCTTTTGTGATGCACAGACTGTAGGAAAACCATCTCACCGGGTCATTTTTGACCCATCATAAAAGAGTTCAAAcctgattcacagcaaattcagcatcatttcaattaaaatgcTGAAAGATTAGACCATCTTTGCTCAGATTCTATAAGATGTTATAATACCCAAAAAATCTCAATCACATATTTGTTATTCTTTTCCTCCCCTGAGTTTATGAATTGGTCTTTTTGAGACACTGAAGTTTCCCTCCAGCATGACCCTCTAAACTGCTGTACCGGCACATGCACAGTGGACACAGTGTGCACGTACAAACCCCGGAGGGACGTCTTCACAGAAGTTTTTCTGGCTCCATTCTGCCCTCCTCCCTGCGTCAGGCTGGCAGCAGTTGGAGTCAAACCGTTGCATCCTTCAGACTGagttctctgctgctgctgctgctgcctgcaGGATGACGCCTCTCTCCCCCCGTCTGCTCATTCTGCTCTGTCTGGCTCTTCCTCTGCACGGCCAGGAGAAGGGAAGAAGCAGGGGATACCGAAAAGATCCGGACGCTGACAAGGTAAGGGCACCATCATCATCTCCCACAGAGGTTGGTTTACAAAGGAAACTGAGAAAGGTTTTGGCCTAAAATGATAGGAAAACTACAACAGATGTGCTTAAAAAGTGAGCAAATTGACAAATTCTTGATGaagattaaacattttattccCCTTAAGTAAAAGTAAATGTGTGTGGACTGGCAGCTCTCCAGGCgtacaaagaagaaaaacaaagcaaaaccagGCAGGAAGTTACAGTCTGGCTCACTCTGTCTGCCTGtttttgttaacccttgtgctattctaggcactttaccattgggagttgggtcatctagacccactagacagtgctctgaaccttttttcttcaatgatttgtgatcttcactgctgtccatggattacatgaaatctttccacctttatccacctttgtcatggtagggagaacacgtcaatgtaagggtggggtcatctaagatagcacaagggttaaaagctttttgttttttctttgactgAGAAAAAGAGATTAGTCTGTGTGTATTTGGAAGCAGCTGAATGATACAATGGCAAGACAAAAGTCTGTGGTTTGCAGTTTCAGTGCATTCGTGGTTTAGATTGAggtgaaataataaaacaaagaaagtctGTTTGGGACTCCAAACTGAAACTTGTGGGGttttttgaagacatttttttatttctattttgttgTTTCTCTGAAATTTGTGTGACCCCCTTCAGAAAATAACAAGCAGTAGCTCCTTTATTGTGACCCCAAAATGTGTAGCACAATACAACAGGCATGTTTTGCAACAATTTATTTGAGAAAACTCAAATATCACAAATCGTGCATGAAATGCTTCAAAATTCATAGCTCTGCAGGAGAAAAGCAAACTTTATTGCTCCAGTTATCGTAGCAGATAGAAAAACCAAACTTTCAAGGAAACTGTCCCAGAACTTGAGCAACGCAGAGAGAGCTGAGACTGAGGTCCAATATGAAAGTGGGCTGTGTTTTATAGCAGACAGAGGTTCCATTTATTAGTCCACTTTGAAAGCTCTCCAAAAATCCACACTTGAACCTTTCCTTGATGAATGTCAGCTAGGTTTCAAGACTCATgccgtgacccccccccccctccatctgGACGCTCATAATTCAGTGAATGAATGGATCTTTTCCCTCTGTGCTGCAGACGACTCCAGCTCTGTGTCTGCCTGTGCAAATCAACCCAAAATCACAAGTTCCATCACAGACGCGCCAGTTTCCTTCAGAGATGATGTCAGGCTTCTGTCCTCCAGGCAGTGGTAGCAGCTTAATGACTCCTACAGACAGACTCCCACCCAGACATCTGCTTCAGAGCAGATGAAatttaaattcactttttttagaTTGAAGAAACACATTGAAGCTGTATTAAGAGCTCTTTGTTCTCCTTTccactgcttttttttgctgtaataCCTTGTGGCTTCCTGTGACTCCTCTACAGCTGGAAGTTCCCAAACATCTGCGTGTCACTTTTTGTCATTCTGGCTGAGGGAAAAACATGTTAGTTTTGTCAAAAGACCAATTTACTtttccaaaatgaaatgttagcTGCATCTAAAAACAGCTCAGACGTGTTTTATCAAGGAACATACGACACAAACCTCTGCAGCTCCTCGCTGTTGTGTAGGTGCAGCTTTTTGCAAGATACTgcatctatgtgtgtgtgtgtgtgtgtgtgtgtgtgtgtgtgtgtgtgtgtgtgtgtgtgtgtgtgtgtgtgtctgagtcaGCGTGACTAAGATGCAGTATCTGAAAAAAATAGCAAAGGATGCAGCCGCACAGTGAATCACAGTGGAACAGATGTCTTGTAATTTGAGCGGCCACCATCAGAGCCTTCAGTCTGTGATTATTTTGCATCAGCGTTATTGGGATTTACATTCATGCTTCGTGTTGAACATGTGCTGCATCCCAGCTGCACGGTGCATCTGACGTGTATGTTTACATGTGGGTGTGTTCTGCATGCAGTCTAAATGTGGACTCTCTGGGACAAAGGACTAAATAAAAACCTGAAACAGGAACCATGATAGTGGCTGGTGTTCTTGCATGGTTTGGTTCATCGCCTGCTTCTCCTTTactcctcctttttttcagtttggcaGCTGTCTGCAGGGTCCAGCAGGCACCCCTGGCAGAGATGGGAACCCTGGAGCCAACGGCATTCCAGGGACCCCCGGCATCCCAGGTCGAGACGGGCTCAAAGGGGAAAAAGGAGAGTGTGTGAGTGAAGTGTTCGAGGAGCCCTGGAAACCCAACTACAAACAATGTGCCTGGAACTCTCTGAATTATGGGATCGACTTGGGGAAAATAGCTGTAAGTCTCTTACCGTGACAAACTCACGATGTTTGACCCGTCCAGAAGAAAAAATTCCTCACTTTGTTCTGCAGGACTGTACGTTCACGAAGCTGCGTTCAGAGAGTGCCCTCAGAGTGCTGTTCACTGGCTCCTTGAGACTCAAGTGCAAGGAGGCCTGCTGTCAGAGGTGGTATTTCACCTTTGATGGAGCGGAGTGCACGGGACCCCTGCCAGTGGAGTCCATCATTTACTTAAACCAGGGAAGCCCTGAGCTCAACTCAACCATCAACATCCACAGAACGTCCTCAGGTACCAAATCATTTGCTCccatgtgttttaaaaaaaactctgaaccAGTAAagattatatttatttagtGTCATAAAAGCAGAAGTAACAAACAAGCACAATCCAACTTCATTTTAGGACTTGAACTGgttctgtcctgcagcagtcctggactgcgaGGACCAGATGGTTTTTGCAAGTCTTCCTTCTTACTGCGCCTTTCAGCAAATATTTTACTCCCtgccacacactcaaatattccCCAAAACTTGTAGACACCTAGTACCTGGTGAAAATGAAGTTTGTCTACAGGAATAACAACcccaataaaaaagaaaagaaaagatgacaTCACAACAGGAAGGAGAAACCATCAcaaaaatgaatggggccaaaatctcttaaaggtcaaataataataataaaacatgcgTGATttacgtaattcataagtgtttcttgcgttcgtcattcgtcgatgtgcgcaaaTGTCCGTCAAGGGTTTAGGCctacgggtctttacgtgaatttggttttgagctgttcaaaatttagTCTGTTGAGAACCATGAAGAGTATGCGTATTTTAAATAGTTAattcacaattattttttaaatcttaagcagttgtgtgtgatttttggaagatgcatacacaaatttgtggctttccacgaccgttccatgtatgtctaacagaTTTTTAATGCATGAACTTCCGATGTCTAACTTTTTTATCACGTGTACGGCGCACATCTCACGTTCAGATCACGTGattgacacacaaatcactaatgaattgtatataaacagcacaataatcacgcacggttcaaattctacgttgatttatgtgttctttgcgtggtttactCATACTTCTTCtatggttttaatgtggttcatttgtgatgcatcagtgaaaatttcacataaatacAACTTTTCTATCTTTCTCCGTATACAGTATATTCATatgtgcaatatgtgcaaaatgtacgtagtggctgtgtggtACTGTCTGGGAAACtacttaaaagaaatgtttggatTTAGAAGCTTGTTGATTTTGAAGGGCATTTCAATAAGGAGAGATCTTACgaatgaaaacaataaagattTATGCATGAATGcacaaaatatgaatgaaataaTGCATAGTCTTTTGTCGGCTAGGCTCTGGGCCGATGACATCTCGATTCTGGTTGGATAAGCTTGAACCCTAGATGGTTAAATCCCAGAGCCTAGACGCCGGTGATGGTggttgacccttgtgctatcctaggcatttcaacatggggagttgggtcatctagacccactagacagtgctctgaacctttattcttcaatgatttgtgatcttcactggtgtccacggattacatgaaatctttccacctttatccacctttgtcatggtagggagaacaagtcaatgtaaggggggggtcatctaagaaagcacaagagTTAAGGACCAGCCCATGACAAATTATTGTTCCAGGTAGAGGATGGGGCGGAAGAGGGCCGGCAAAACCATCTAAAGAGATAAACGTCCAGGAATTTAACAGCAGTAATATGACTGTTATTGGCTGAGGAGAAAAGGTGGGGCAATAGAGCTTTTGGTTTAGAGTGAAAGCTTAATTGATGAGTGGCGTTCAGATTCAGTGACGCAAGAAACCAGGTAGATCTTTCTTATTGAAATTACACCAAAGCTTCACTAGCCTGGTGAGCTTGCAGTGGGGTGTTTCCCtgttgctcgcacattttttaccGAAATTCTGGGAAAATTGAATACAGGAAttgttggctcaagctgaacaaaataaCATGACATAggatatgaacatattaggaatgtgggagtggtttaaaaaaaacaaacctctgttgccaaggaaatccaaaaatttggATCTTGGATCTTATGCAGAATCTCTGTCACAAGAGTCACCCACAAGACAAGCCACACATTTTGTGAGCAtgacacacaaacataaaaaagctcAATTTAAAGTTTAGAAACCAGATGAGGTTTTACCAGTGACGCATAAATGATTGGTCACATGAACAAGATGGAGCCTGCGTCATGAAAACCTGTCTGTTATGTGGAAACTCCAGACAATTAGGAAATGTCTCAGACCGAAATATCCTCATGTATCTTCCTCACATGGGAAGCTGTGCAGACTGAGACAAAATGTgtctttaaacagaaaataactgAACAGAAATGTAGCGGTTGGTTCTGCTCCATCATTATTAAAGTTTGCTGCCGTCATTTAATAAGCAGCTCAGTCTGTTCAGTGAGTTTGCAAAGAATCAAATCTTTCCAGTTTGGGTGTTTTCTGCAAAACGTCTGAGAGGTCAATGGGGCTGTAAATGTTTACAGGGTTAAAAAGGTTTCAGTTTCCTTTAGTCTCAGGTAATTGTAACTTAAAACGTaaccaaaaaaaacctcaagtAGTTAATTTGCTTTGCCGCTGGAACTCCTTAAAACAAATTCAAGCCTCTCAAACGAACAGATAAGTGACTTAGCCAAACCTTTGCTGGGTATACTTTAAAGATCTGAGTGTTACAGGGTAACCGCTGCTCTGTGATGGGAGGAAGGGTTGTTTATGACTACAAAGAAGTGAGGATTTATTTTCTCCTGCTTTGTTTCGCAGACCAACTCTGTCTTTGTTCAGCCGCTCTGCAGCGTGTCAGCTTCATTCTTCATCCCTAATCCTTTATCTGCTGCGATGCAGgccttctctctctctttttttttcttccatgttcaTCACTGtgtcaaataaacaaaacaattaaacactTTCCATGTGggatttccttcttttttttttctttccagttgAGGGACTGTGTGAGGGCATCAAAGCAGGACTGGTGGATGTGGCGCTGTGGGTGGGGACCTGCGCCGACTATCCCAGGGGCGACGCGTCTACTGGGTGGAATTCTGTGTCCAGGATTATCATCGAAGAACTGCCTAAATAAAGGAGATGAAAGGGATGCTCTCGCCTTTGTAGTGTAAGAGTATGTTATCTGGCTGTCCAAAAGCATCAGGTATGCTGTGCCGATGCTAACTCCAACCTTTCCGTTTTAAAGCTGCACAGCCTGACAGGCCTGTTTGCAAAACGCTGTCACTGTGTCTGCTAGACAGGAACTTGTCTGGTCTATACTGCACCTTTCAGCAACGTCGACCATGTTTTAACTATAAACTCAGTGATGCGTTTCCATGCATCATCACTCATAACAAAGTTCTcttttgtaaaatactttaactCATCATTTTGCAATAAAGAATACATACCATCAATTTCTTCAAAATAGGtcaaaaaccttgtttttttattgttttcacagAAATCATCaagattaaaacaaatgtttgaaagaaatgtttttggaaCCAACTGTCCCATTTTATGACAAGATGTGGGAGACGtatgaagcagcagctgcaaacCTGAGAAGGTTgaaatattttactgttttctttctgcaggGAAACAATGTAAACATTACTTCTGGGTGCTGAAATAAACCTTCATTGTAGTAAATGTTCACACCCCTCTGAGCCACACTTCCAAGGTCACTTTGACAGGAACTTCTTctccaaaaagaaacaaatcctTCGTGTGATTCTGAGGCTGATTCTGCTcttatttcacaataaaaccagaatttacacaaaagaagaaaagaaaaacaaaacccaacaatGTCTCATTGTTGATTGATTCACCGAGTGTTTGTTGTTCAGCTTCAGTCGAACTCAGCTGACTGTTCACATGGCACCAGCACGTCAGTTCCACTTAAATAGTCTGTGCTCATTTTTCTCAGGTCAACCTGATTCATTTTGTCCCGAGAAGAAAGCGAGAGACGTTCTCGTACACCACAAAGGTGATGCAGCAGGCAGGGGTGACACGGATCAGGTTCGGGACGATGCCTTTGTAGAAACCAGTCACGCCTTCATTccttcaacaaaaataaaaagtcagaaTACCATCAAGATCTATGAATTTAGAACCCAAAGCCTCATTTTGAGAGGACATGTCCTGTAGTGATTTGCATACCTCCATGTCCTTGCAATGACATCAGCAACTCCGTTGTATGTGTTGTGCTGGTCCTGAAGGCGAGCTCGCACCACCTGATAGGGATATGTTGTGGCTACAGCAAATATCTTAGACAGGGCAGCCATTGTGATGTACTCCAGTGCATTCTGTTGAGGAGACAGGTGGAAGCACAAAGACTTGACCGACAGACTTCAGACCATGAACGCATTTAGactgagtttttaaaaaactacTGAAGGTCCCGTCAGTGATTCCCAACTGTTAAGTCAAAACCTGCACACACGacagaaagggggaaaaaaagtgtatatataaattaaaatagctgaagaaaaataaatcgcAATGGAAAGTATATAGTTGGAAATAGAGTTATAAAATTTAAGAGAAGGgtgttcaaaaagaaaaatacgaTTGCAAAAGTAAGTCGATTACAACAGGTGTCGCGCAAAAGGTGACCATTGATCTGACAGGCGAGCTGAAGGAAACAGATGTTCAGGCCGACCgtctgataaaaaacaaaatccttacCACGGCGTCTGAAAGAGGAGAGGCAGACGGTAAGATGCAGAAGTAAACGGGGGTTGATCAGCTGTTTATTGTGtaattatttgtaattttattataaaacaatatatatatatattaatattataTGCTTGGTTGCTTCAACCTAATATTCATGAACTCACTGGAGAAAGTTCTCTGTTCCAAACccaaatgcaaagaaaagaaaagagacaagTGCAAAAGGAGTTATGAGTCATGAGTGGAGTCCTGCTGGTGTTTGATGCTTTCCCCTTCAAGTGGAGGAAAATAACTAGCAGTTCGAGCTGCGAACCGGCACCAGTCCGTCGGAcggttctgtttgttttgttttatttctaatctgattctgaagggaGTTTTAGTTTTGGAAAAATACTGCATGAACCACCTACATTCAGCAATGTTATAAAGATGCAGCAAATGGAAATGGTAATGAAAATGCTCATATAGTGGATTCATGCTTGTTAATAtatttggaaaaataccagtattgaacgttttttttgtattcatcaGTCCTACCTTAAAGTTCGGATGAGGCTGAAGGCTGCTAAATCACATTTTAACTGTCCCAACACAAAATCTAGTGTACAAATAAAGGTACACTAGATCCACAGGATTAAGATTAAGTTTACCTTCAAAAGTTACGGGAGGCTGggggcacaaaaaaaaaaagcactgtcCATGAAAATATTATCTGACACTAAACCAATCAGTGGCCTGAAAAGGGTTTGGGACTACTGGgttgcaacagcaacagtgagaGTTTCCAAAAACCTTTGGAGAAATTCTCAATTTCCTTGTCTGACAGCACAAGTTTCTAAAACAAATCTCTTTTCTGAACagtcatctggaaaaaaaataataaaaacacaggaTGGCAACCCCATAAAACTGAACCGTTGCTGACcagagactaaaaaaaaaaagagaattttcaTCCAAAATCAAGTCAGTGACTCCAAGTAAGAGTGTCAATAATCATTTTCCTCTAATTGTGGAGCTTGTGCAGCTCGGTGAGATGCCACCCATCATGTCCGTGGCCTAAGGACTCACCAGCTTAGCTTCTGATGGCACTTTCTTGTGTTTATTGTAGCCTCTCTTCAGCTCTTCGTAGGCCATGAACTGCAGCGCTCCATGAGATGTTCCAAACAGACCAGGAACGAAACCCTTAGAACAGACACTCTGTAAGGGGTTTGGGTGACAGGAGTCCAAACCTCACACCCCACATCCACAACTCATGATACAACAACACTGAACATCTGGAATTCTAATAAAATACTGATAAGACAAATAGTGGATGTAAGTaattaaattagaaataaaatagaaaatcttaGTTGCAAAGCAAATAATGTATAAAGCAGCCCTAATTATcatttcttcaattatttatttaaatgtgactTAATCACAAAAACTGTGGGGAGTTCCGTTTAAAATCCCAGAGAACCGCAGGGATTCATGATGTTCCTGCATTCATAACAAGCTGCTTTAAGCTCTTTCATTTATAGAAATTGACTGACAGAAAATTATTTAATTGAACTTCATGAAGAAGCTTagttcagctgtttttaattacactaaaaaaaacgttttttttccctgaaggAGAAGCTACTTTGAGAAGAAAAAGCTGACGACGCCCTCTGGTGGTGAATAAAGAcctttttgtttaacccttgtgctatcctaggcactttaacattgggagttgggtcatctagacccactagacagtgctctgaaccttttttcttcaatgatttgtgatcttcactggtgtccatggattacatgaaatctttccacctttatccacctttgtcatggtaaggagaacacgtcaatggaagggtggggtcatctatgatagcacaagggttaaatatacACATTGAGGGCAAACAGTGCATTAACCTGAACACTACTGCCCCTTATGACATCGTTAGCACCATAATCACTAGAGCGGGTCACAGAGACTGCAGTGTGTGGGAAAACAACCAGAGGTCTCACCCGGTAGAGTCCTGGAACTCCCTCATTGCGGTAGATCTTAACCAGAGCGTCTAGCATTCCCTTGTACTGCTTACTCGTTGGGTCAGAACCGTACTGCAGAATCAGCTGGGTCTTGGTTACCCAGATTGGATTAGTGATGCTAAGTGTTAGGATGCCTGCAAATCAAAGCAGGAAATTGACAAAAATGAGGCTCATAAGACATCCCACTAACAGAATTAAGAGCACTTCACTGAAATCAcgttaattcaattcaattcagttttatttggatAGCCCAAACTCACAACAACAGTCttctcgatgggcttcatataggtaattgaaaaagttaaacataaaatcaaaaggatcatgaatacatacaattcaataggaaaatactaaatggaaccaactaaacagactaaactaaactggataATTTACTCACGTTATGCTTGTTCTCACACTACATCACACGCTGCCTTCACTAaactgtttacatttatttgcgGGCTTCCTGCACTTCTCTACAAGGTAATGACTACTCTTTACGAACAGAATAATACAGCAGAGGATGGAAAAAGGACAAAGAACTgttctaaagacccactctgatgaaaatgtgtttttgtggcatttttctggtgataAATGACGACAGataagcttaaaactgcttttctctgggtatttctttatgcaaattgtagtgaatcaggagcagacggaaaaatgtgtgtgtgtgtgtgtggggggggggggggggcaatatctaatgaactcctgccactctgcagaaactctggtCTAGAAAACTCAAgttatttgattttggctaaaagcctAAAAGCGTCCCAATCAtgactaaaagaccacttggaatggTTTTACATTAGATCAGGAAGATCCAGGAAACACTGATTGAGATCAGTTTGTTCATCATTACAAAAAGTTAAAAGCAACATCAAGATTAACATGAACATGTAGGATTAATCTAAAATGGATTAATGGATTATACTCTCTAAAAATTATTTCTAATTGCTCAATAAAAACcgaagaaagattttttttggtgattttgaAGCAgcttgcatgactttttaaaactttgtttctacccttcttaaaaaaatgattttaatccCCTATAAAAGGCAGATTTCAACTccttcttgtgtttgttttagtaTCGTGACAAACAGAGACCCACCACAGCTGTTGGCCAGTTTAGATCTGTTCAATCTGGCTGCTGTGTTGGTCAGAAGAGACATGGACGTCCGGGACGTACCTGCTTGAGCCGCCGACACCAGGTGTTCACCTGCACTCAGTTCAGTGTCCCGACCTTCTTTGGTGTATCCCTTGATGGCGTTGTAGCTATTTGGAAACATGGAGAAATGTCAgcccaccagcagcagcaggttgggATGCATGTGAACATTGTTGCTAAACAATACAGTGTTGATGCAACTGCAGTCCAGCAGGTTTAAACTCTTCTTACAAGAAAAAGTAGAGGCCCCAAGACGCTCCTGCACCCCAGATGTTGGGTGTTGCTCCTTGGTAGAGACCCCTCAGCCCCTCCAGAGCCCAAACGCTCTTCATGCAGTGCATGATGCCTCTGTACTGGGGTCTCAGCTCCAGTCCATCACTTACTGCATCCAACAAGACACACAAATCCACGTCAGAACCATCAACAGCACAACCCTGCGGCGCTGCTAATCCATCATCTTCAAGCTAAAACTCTGCATCTATTCAAGCTACAGGAAGCTGCGTAGCCTTAACTAATCTAACGTTAACTCTGGTCGTTCTTTGGTTTCGTTTCTACCTGCAAACCGGATTTTGACGAGATCCAGCGGGTGCAGCACCAGCGTTGACACGACCCCCCCGCTGAGTCCAGCGATCAGGTTCTCAACTTTGACGTGACTGAACACCTGCTGCAAGCGTCCCGGCGCTGCCACGGCGGGCGGCCCGGCCTCCGTCACAGTCCCGCCGGTACCGGTACCGTGGTTCGGAGCGGAGctcatggttgtttttttaagactcaACACCGGCGGCTAGCAGTGAAACCAGTGTTCACTAAAGTCCCGGAAATGATCTCTGCTTAGCTCCGCTGCCGAATAGAAGTGAGCACAAACGTCACCAGCGGCTCTCATCCTAACAGCGTGACCGAAGACTGAGCCACGTTCCCCGCGTGCAGCTCCGCACCATCACGCTGGACCTGTCCAAATGTCAACCACGCAGCGACCTTGCTTCTTCAACATAAAGCTTCCAAAACCGTCGATCCACTTCTCATTTCCGACccgtactttcaaaataaaacctcgGATTATTACAGACGACACAGAATGTGCACAAAACTGTGGAAACGATGTTTTATGTGAGAATTTCTAAATTGAgttattttaattatgagttATTTTgccatgatagttattttaaaaGGCAGTCTAAAATTGTATCGGTGTATGTAGTGTCTAATACATTCTATTGTCAAAGTACTGTTAGTAAATGATGTGTTGAGGTAATGTGTATAGaatgacaataataataataattagtgTGTATAAAGGtataattgaattgaaatgtgttGTGTTGATGCTGAAAAGAATTTTCTGCTTTAGGCTGGTAACTTTGTGTCTTGACCCTCACTAGTCTCTAAGTATATCAGCTGTTTACCTaaacataaaactgttttaaagtaaGGAAATTGTAGAGCAggatatataatataatataaagtGCATTCCTAAACCATTCACCTGACTCTGAAAAGTGACATAAAGCAAATGTTTGTAAAGACTAACATAAGAAATATCAATACATGGATACATCAAACTTATGATAATTTGTCATGATTCAATatgattattaaaaagaaaagattaagaAAACAGTATTGTAAACTGTGAGGTGAGCCAAACTTCAACTTTAGGGCAAAAACCTAACTATCAATATTTTCATGACAAAGTATAACATTCAttaatatgtcatttttgtggTATTATACATGtcaattttcttctttaaaagtgTGAACTGGTCTACTGTTTTGTGCCCTTTTGCACACAAGATCAAATCTTGGAAAATGACACTTCCAATGGTGAATATTTTGAAAACCAGAAATAAGTGCATGTCTGGAACTTTGTGGAGGTTCCTCTTTGGAATAGAAAGTTTGACTTTGTATTCTGAGAAATAATCTATAGAAACACTACTGGAAAACGTGTATTTTTAACAAGAAACAAACATGTCAATGGGGACCCATTTTATCATAAAATTGATCATAAAATTTAGATAAATCTCGAAGTGCTTTGTTAAATTTAGTCATTTTGGAACCTCCGCGTTACAAAACTACTTCCGGTTTCCACCTTTGAACAAATTTTAACTTAACAGATTTCTTTCTGTGACGTAACGAATGGCGAAATCCCACGATGCAATGCGAACAAGCTCAGCCACACATGGCAGTTTGTTTTCTCACTTGCTAATATTTTTCTGCTGAAAGTAAGGATTTCCAAGTgtacgttttattttatttatctaaatGAAGGTTAAAGTCCTTTCAAGAAACCCGGATGATTACGTCCGGGAGACCAAACTAGACATTCAGCGAGGTAAGAGTCTTGTTTACTGGTCACTCAGTGAGCTAGCTAGTCGGTTAACCGGTTAGCGATGTGTTAACCAGCGATtttcttcctttgtttttcaCTGATATTATAAAAAGTGAAGCTTTTATATGGGGTTAAGTATGAAtaattttagatgtaaaatttgaaaaacttggcgaacaaataaaaatgtagattaaATAGCTGCTAGTAACTCTcatctttctttcctttttaacaTGAGATTGACAAATATAACGCATCCTTGgttgatatatttaaaaagtattaaGAGTTAACATCAT encodes the following:
- the cthrc1 gene encoding collagen triple helix repeat-containing protein 1, whose product is MTPLSPRLLILLCLALPLHGQEKGRSRGYRKDPDADKFGSCLQGPAGTPGRDGNPGANGIPGTPGIPGRDGLKGEKGECVSEVFEEPWKPNYKQCAWNSLNYGIDLGKIADCTFTKLRSESALRVLFTGSLRLKCKEACCQRWYFTFDGAECTGPLPVESIIYLNQGSPELNSTINIHRTSSVEGLCEGIKAGLVDVALWVGTCADYPRGDASTGWNSVSRIIIEELPK
- the slc25a32 gene encoding mitochondrial folate transporter/carrier → MSSAPNHGTGTGGTVTEAGPPAVAAPGRLQQVFSHVKVENLIAGLSGGVVSTLVLHPLDLVKIRFAVSDGLELRPQYRGIMHCMKSVWALEGLRGLYQGATPNIWGAGASWGLYFFFYNAIKGYTKEGRDTELSAGEHLVSAAQAGILTLSITNPIWVTKTQLILQYGSDPTSKQYKGMLDALVKIYRNEGVPGLYRGFVPGLFGTSHGALQFMAYEELKRGYNKHKKVPSEAKLNALEYITMAALSKIFAVATTYPYQVVRARLQDQHNTYNGVADVIARTWRNEGVTGFYKGIVPNLIRVTPACCITFVVYENVSRFLLGTK